From the genome of bacterium:
GCTGCTTGCCGGCGAGCCGCTCAACTGCCGCAATACGCTGAAGCCGCACGTCGATTTCGACGGGAATCTCTTCTGGCCGTGCAAGTCGACGGTGAACGTCGAGCCGCTGCGCGCGAACGTGCTCGATTTTGACGACGTGGACGCGCTCTGGGCGCACTGCCGCGAGAGCATCGACCCCACGGGTTTTCACGGCCCCGACGCGGATCAGTGCGGCGGCGACTGCAACTGGGCGCAGAACTACACGACGGACGCCTACGCCGAGGGGCTCGCGCGCCCGCTGTCGCTCGTTGCCGAGGTGAGGGAATTCCTGAACAAGCGATGACGAACCGGCACGGCCGCGCCGCGCTGCTCGACGCCGCGGTGACGGCCGCGGGCAGCGTGCTGATCGGCGCGTTCGCGCATCGCCTGCCGGTCATGAGCGTTGCGATTCCGATTCTGCTTGCGGCGCGCATGATCGCCTGGGCGCGATTGCCCGCAAGCGAGCGCGAGCACGGGTTCGGGGCGGAAGCAGCTCTCTACGCGGCGTGCGTCGTCATCGGCGCGGCCAACGACTGGAACACCGTCGTGCGTCACGGGGTGTACGAATACACCGTGCCAAGCGATCTCGGTGCGTTTTCGTCGATCCCTGCGTGGATGCTGCTTTTCTGGGGGCAGATTCTCCGCTCGCTCGCATCGCTTTCGCGCTGGACGCGCCTTGGCCCGGACACGTCGCCGAAATCGTTGCGCGTCTGGCGGGGCGCCCAGATCGGCGGTCGCGCCGCGCGCCTCGCGTTCATCCTTTTGGTGACGATCGCGACGCGGCAGGCGATCTACCGATTCCACCTGCATCCGATTTGGTCGTGGCTGCCGTTTTCGCTCGCTCTCGCCGTGTACGTCTTCGCAATGCGGCCATCGTTGCGTCATCTCCGCGTCGCGTCGCTGCTTGTCGTCGCCGGCCCCGCGGTCGAGGCGATTTTCATCCGCGTCGTCGGCCTGCACCGCTACGACCTGGGCTGGTTATTCGGCGTGCCGCTCTGGATCGTGCTGTGGTGGGCGCTTGCCGCGATGATCCTTGCGGAGTTGACGCAGTGGTTCGAAGACACCGTCTCGCGAGAGACGTGACGGGCGGTTGTCTTGACGCGGTATCTTAGTTCGCGTCGACTTGGCGCGTCATGACGGTTCGATTCGACAATCTTCTCGCCATTACGCTCGTGCTTGTTGCGATCATGATGTCCGCCTCGTGTTCGTGCGGCGACGATGACGATGACGCCGACGAAACGGCCGACGACGACGCATCGGACAGCGACACGCATGATGACGATGTCGATGACGATTCGTTTGACGACGACGACACCGACGACGACGACACCGACGACGACGACGCGGGCGACGACGACACCGGCGACGATGACGACGTCGGCATGCCGTGGCTTGTCGCCGAGACGGGCGCGGCGCCGGCCATCTTCGATGAGTTCGGCCGGCAGGTGATCCTGCGCGGCGCGAACTTCAATCACCTGGGCGACTACTTCGAGACGGACCCGCGTCTTCCGACCGTCGCGGAGCTTTCCGGCGAGGATTGGGACGACGCGGCGGCGCTCGGCATGAATGTCGTGCGCCTGGTGACGAGCTGGTCCGCATGGGAGCCGGAGCGAGACGCGTTCGATACCGATTATCTCGACCGCGTGCGCGACGCGATCGGGCAGGCAAACGCGCGCGGCATTTACGTTGTCATCGACATGCACCAGGACGCGTGGAGCAAGTTCGTCTTCACGCCCGCGGGTGACGGCTGCCCGAACGGAACGCATCACCAGATCGGCTGGGACGGCGCGCCCGAATGGGCGACGTACACCGACGGCGAGCCGACGTGCACGCCCGGCCGGCGTGAGCAAAGCCCGGCGGTCATCCGCGCGTGGGAAAACTTCTGGACCAACCACGACGGCATTCGCGACGAGCTGGTTGAGCTTTGGGGACGCGTCGCCGCCGAGTTCGCGCACGAGCCGGGCGTGGCGGGATTCGACCTGTTGAACGAGCCGGGGCACGGCGACGATTTCGGCGAGACGTTTGACGGCCTCACGACTTTCTATCGCGACGCGATCGGCGCGATCCGCGACGCGGAGCATGACGCCGGCGCGCCGGGGCACATCGTCTTTTTCGAGACGAGCGTATTCGGCGTGCCGCCCGCGTTCGACCTCGTCGATTCCGATCCGGACGCAAACCTCGTCTTCGCGCCGCACAACTACTTCGCGTCGATCATCCCCGGTCCGCTCGGGCTGCTGGACGTCGGATTTTTCCTGTTCGATGGGCTCGGCCGCATCTACGGCACGACCGTGTGGACCGGCGAATACAACAGCTTCTCCGACCCCGCGACGAACGAGGCCTGGACGACCCGATTTGCCGCGCTCGACGACGGCCGCCTGTTCGCCGGCGGCACGTGGTGGCAGTGGGAGCAGGAGTGCGGCGATCCGCACAACATCCCGTACCCGCCGTCGGAAGACTGGATCACGCAGCAGCAGGCCCAATGCGGCGACGCGCGTTTCGACGTTTCCTCGCGGCCATGCCTTTCGCGCGCTTACCCGCGCGCGGCGCCGGGGCGATTGACGCGCATCGACGCGAAGCCGTGCGGCGAGGGTCTCGTCGCGGAGGGGACAAGCGACGCCGCGGGTCTTGCCGAGGTCTGGTTTCCTTCCGCGAGCGGCGAGGCGCCGGCGGTAAGCGGGCACAACATCGGCGAATTCGACGTAACGGCCGTTGACGGCGGCTACATGATTTTCGTCGAGGTCGGCGGCGAGTACGTCGTGACGATCGCGGAGTAAGGAACAACGCACTCTCGCCGACTCTCAATCCTCGATCCTCAATCCTGAAAAAAAGGGCGGCCGCGAGGCCGCCTTTTTTGATGCGATGCTTTTTTTCGATTACGGCGTGCTGTCGTGCTCGATCGTGCGCGCGCCGATCGGCTGCACCGGGCGGAAGTTGTCGTCGTACTTCGCCTTGAGCGCGTTGAGCTGCGTCGTGCTCAGCTCCACCGGCGTGTCGAGAACGAACCAGAGAACGCCCTCGGTGCACGGCGGCGTCGTGAACGAACCGTCGTAAGCGTAGTAGGTCCGTGTCGCCGGCAGCAGGTTGCTGAGCGTCACCTCGTCGACCGGTTCCGCGGTGTCATCCTCGTCGGGAAGGTTGTTGATGAAGACATCCCAATCGGCGTTCGCGGCCTCGACCTCATCTTCATTCATAAAGATGCCGATCACTGCGTAGTTGCCGCCCTCGTCCTGATGCACGAAATGGAATTCGGCGTCGTGGTACGCGCCGTCTTCCTGATGCTCGCTGCTAACGTGGTAGTGGAACTGATCCATCGTGTAGGTGGTGCCGTCGACCTCGAAGGTCTGCGTATCGCCCGGCGTCGCCACGACGGTGTGCCCGTTGTTCGCGAGGCTGATGGTCGTCGTGGTCCACGCGAAGTCGATGTTGTCGAGATCGACCTCGGACTCGCCGGTCAGGTCCACGGGCGACTGCTCCATGTCGTCGCACGCGGGGTACTCGTCCGACCAATCGTCGGGATGCTCGTAATCCCAGTGCGGATCGTCGTCGTCGTCGTGGCTGTCATCGTCATCCTCGTCGTCGTCGTCGGATTCGTCATCGTCCGACTCGTCGTCATCGGCGTCGTCGTCGCCCGCATCGTCATCCGCGTCGTCGTCTCCAACATCATCGTCGTCGTCATCGTCATCGTCGCCGCAGCCGTTGGCGACCGTCGCCAGCATGGCAACAAGCGCGAGCATCATCAGAACAAACAATCGATTGCGTCCCATCGGATAGCTCCCTCCTGGGGCTGGATTGAAAGAGGCGCGGAAATTAGTTTTATCGGTAACGAAAAGTCAAAATAATTTCGTCGATATGTTAGGCTCCTAACCGTTATTCAACGCAGCCGCGAGGCCTCTTTGAAGGTTCAATCCAGGAGGTCAATCCTATGGCTCCCGGTGAGAACGTTGGAAATTTCGGACTCGAACGGCCTGTTTTTTTAGCGGCAAATCTTGGCAAGGGGCGCGCCTTCGCTCAACACCCGCACCCACAGCCGCCGCCGTCATCGTTATCGTCGTCATCCGAGTCGTCGTCGTCATCCGAGTCGTCGTCATCGTCATCGTCGTCATCCGAGTCGTCATCATCCGTGGCCGCGTCGTCGTCGTCGGCGTCGTCGTCAGAGGCTACCTGTTCGGTTCGCATCATCTGAAACCGACCAACAATGTAGTAATCCGTATCGGTTTCTCCGGTCCAATTTACTGGAAGAAAAACGTCGTAGAGTCCATCGTTCGTCAAAGCAGATTCGCCGGGTTTATTGACGACAAAATCACTATTTGCCAGGTTTCCGACAAAGGAATGTCCATAAACGTACTCCCAGTCGTCGTACCAAGGCAGAGCGCCGCTTAGATCATAGTTGCAAGATACAGGCTTTTCAGAATCCGAATCGATTTTGACTTCACCATCATTCAAACTCAAAGGATGTAATTTGGTTTCGCCCATCGCGAGAAGTAGTTCCCAGTTCTTGCTGAATACATAGATAATTCCAAATCGTTCGTTTGAGCCCGTGGCGTGAACAAATACCGAATCACCCGATGACATAGGCGGCTCAAATTCCGTCCGGTTCCAGGCAACGTCCATCTCCCACCCATCAGTATCTAATTTAATATCGTTTCCGTTAATTACCACCTCTGCGAGAATGCCCGCAAAATATCCAAAACGTTTAACAAAGTCGTTGTTGATGGTTTCAAAATCGTGAATATCGAACCATAATTCTGGGAAGTAATAGTCTCCACATGACTCCATTTCGTCTCCAGCGGCGACGAAGCGAATGTCGCAGAATATCATGGCAATAGAAAGCAAAATAAATAGTCTGTGCACAATCGACATAGCAATTTTACCTTTCTAATTGTCGATGCCGTTATACGCAGCTTGCGCATCCCAGTCAAGTAAATCCACACTTTCTAAATCTGCAGCGTCTCTCAACGCGTCATAAACACCGACGCCCTCGTCTTCCCAGTCGCTCGGGGCTGAACCTGTCCACACATCCATTATAGTATTAAATGTCACGCCGTCATCGGTCATGAGGTCCCACCAAAAACGAAGCCAATCGTATTCGAGGGACTGGTTGTCGTCATAGGGATCGCAATTTGCGCTTAAGTAATTGTTGCCAGACTCGCAACTATAATTTTGAGGAACATGCACCAGCTGCCCCGCTTTATTAAACCAAATGGTCTTGTAGTAAAAATACTCGCAGTCGGATTCTTCAATATCGTTCCATACCGTCGCTGCATAGTAATGGGCAAACCCCTCTTTTGCTGCTACATTTTGCCATTCGAGGCTTATGAAATCGTGGCTTGTGTCTGTCCATTCATCGCAATCGTGGTTTGTTAATAGCAATTCGTCGGTGTGCACTAGACCTCCATCATCACGCAAAATTCCAATGTAGTGCCCCAGCTCGTGTGCTATAATGAACTTGTGTGACTTACCATTTTCCGAAAGAAAAACTCCGTCTTCTCGAGCACAGCTCCCATCACCACCGCAGCCGCTATTGCCATTAAACAAGCTGATCGTCTGATTGATTACGCCTCCGGGCCGTTTATTCACGATGTAAGACGCCGCCGTCGTGACCTGGGCGATGGATGCGCCGCCTGGATTACTTACCCAAAGCGGAATTGTCTCGTTATCATCGGGCACGAAGCCACTGATCAGCAGTTGCCAATAAACGGCGGGTGTGGCGTCATCCTCAACGACCTTGACATAATTATTCGTAGTGGTCTTGGCTTCCGAATAGGCCACGACGCTGTAAGTTTTCGTATCGGAAAGTGTCATGTAGGTTGTGCAATTCCCTACATATTCGGTCGCGTAGTCGTAATAGATGGTCTGCCCGAGAAGTCCCTCGCGAACACGGACGCGTACGCCATACGCCGGGATGAGGAGATAAGCCATTTCGGGATCCGGCAGCACCCAATAATCCGCGGAATTCGCGTCCTCCCAATACATGACGGGAAATACGCAAAAACGCACCTGATAGTTCGTCGCGTGCGCGGTTCCGGCTGTTCCAAGAAGCATGACGGCAAGAAACAGGAGGGCGAATTTTCTGGCGTTCATGGCCGCCTCCCTTCCAGGACAGATTTGTCAGGCATGACGCCGGTCCAACCCTCCCACGTGACGGGAGGCTCCATCCAAAG
Proteins encoded in this window:
- a CDS encoding carbonic anhydrase family protein, which encodes MGRNRLFVLMMLALVAMLATVANGCGDDDDDDDDDVGDDDADDDAGDDDADDDESDDDESDDDDEDDDDSHDDDDDPHWDYEHPDDWSDEYPACDDMEQSPVDLTGESEVDLDNIDFAWTTTTISLANNGHTVVATPGDTQTFEVDGTTYTMDQFHYHVSSEHQEDGAYHDAEFHFVHQDEGGNYAVIGIFMNEDEVEAANADWDVFINNLPDEDDTAEPVDEVTLSNLLPATRTYYAYDGSFTTPPCTEGVLWFVLDTPVELSTTQLNALKAKYDDNFRPVQPIGARTIEHDSTP
- a CDS encoding glycoside hydrolase family 5 protein, whose product is MTVRFDNLLAITLVLVAIMMSASCSCGDDDDDADETADDDASDSDTHDDDVDDDSFDDDDTDDDDTDDDDAGDDDTGDDDDVGMPWLVAETGAAPAIFDEFGRQVILRGANFNHLGDYFETDPRLPTVAELSGEDWDDAAALGMNVVRLVTSWSAWEPERDAFDTDYLDRVRDAIGQANARGIYVVIDMHQDAWSKFVFTPAGDGCPNGTHHQIGWDGAPEWATYTDGEPTCTPGRREQSPAVIRAWENFWTNHDGIRDELVELWGRVAAEFAHEPGVAGFDLLNEPGHGDDFGETFDGLTTFYRDAIGAIRDAEHDAGAPGHIVFFETSVFGVPPAFDLVDSDPDANLVFAPHNYFASIIPGPLGLLDVGFFLFDGLGRIYGTTVWTGEYNSFSDPATNEAWTTRFAALDDGRLFAGGTWWQWEQECGDPHNIPYPPSEDWITQQQAQCGDARFDVSSRPCLSRAYPRAAPGRLTRIDAKPCGEGLVAEGTSDAAGLAEVWFPSASGEAPAVSGHNIGEFDVTAVDGGYMIFVEVGGEYVVTIAE